The Saprospiraceae bacterium genome includes a window with the following:
- a CDS encoding pyrroline-5-carboxylate reductase yields the protein MKLAIIGCGNMGMAFARSFIQYDLVKRENLLLIEKNEERCQILSKEKEGIVINTINSDISQADLVILSVKPQDFPALAEELKGNLSENQVVLSIMAGIKISKIQQLLDHKFIVRAMPNTPAMLGMGITGFTSAEGISIAKLFKVENLINATGRSIYIEDEEMLDAVTALSGSGPAYFYYFVKHMVEAGIKMGFDEGTSLLLVKQTMLGAYHLINNAEKDLDSLIQAVASKGGTTEAALSVFNGLHLDEAIKEGILAAERRGKELSQ from the coding sequence ATGAAATTAGCCATAATTGGATGTGGAAATATGGGAATGGCCTTTGCAAGATCATTTATTCAATACGATCTTGTAAAAAGAGAAAATCTTTTGCTGATTGAAAAAAATGAAGAAAGGTGTCAAATACTTTCTAAAGAAAAAGAAGGAATTGTCATAAATACCATCAATAGTGATATTTCTCAAGCAGATCTTGTCATTCTATCTGTGAAGCCTCAGGATTTTCCTGCACTTGCTGAAGAATTGAAAGGAAACCTAAGTGAAAATCAAGTAGTGCTTTCCATTATGGCTGGTATCAAGATCAGTAAAATTCAACAATTGTTGGACCATAAGTTTATCGTGCGAGCTATGCCTAATACTCCTGCGATGTTAGGTATGGGTATTACCGGTTTTACATCTGCAGAAGGTATCAGCATCGCCAAACTGTTTAAGGTAGAAAACTTGATAAACGCGACAGGAAGGTCTATCTATATAGAAGATGAAGAAATGCTTGATGCCGTTACAGCTTTAAGTGGTAGCGGTCCCGCGTATTTTTATTATTTCGTCAAACACATGGTGGAGGCAGGAATAAAAATGGGATTTGATGAGGGAACTTCCTTACTTTTAGTGAAACAAACCATGCTTGGTGCCTATCACTTGATCAATAACGCTGAAAAAGATCTTGATTCACTGATCCAAGCAGTGGCATCCAAAGGTGGAACTACAGAGGCAGCTTTGAGTGTCTTTAACGGACTTCATCTGGATGAAGCTATAAAAGAAGGTATTTTGGCTGCTGAACGACGAGGTAAGGAATTGAGTCAATAG
- the sppA gene encoding signal peptide peptidase SppA: MKSFFPTFIAAFLGVIAAVALGFFILIMIGISGMSQKETVSKGSVLRLNLEDFIPEKTDNVPNESGIFSMQTKALGLNRILDLIDIAAKDDNIKGILLENNSVSYGQATLLSLMEGLKEFKKSKKFIYSYAHSHSQSSYFLSSVADSMFLNPQGGVDLRGFGATVPFFKNMLDKVGVEFNIFYAGNFKSATEPYRLNEMSEFNKIQTREFLADMKNIMVDNISKNRKKLTPAKLDAIMSAYDGRTAKKALENGLVDALFYEDELDDFLVKKLALKEGKKIKYVKLSKYNRTAEAEDKDSDNKIAIVHAEGEIIYGTNDPGVISEKKYVEMLAKIRKDKKIKAVVLRVNSPGGNAFSSDLIWRELEQIKKAGKPVIASFGDYAASGGYYIACGADKIVSQPNTLTGSIGVFMMFPNATKLLNDKIGINFDTIKTHEFAAGFSPFHNLSEKEKALLQESTLEIYDLFIDRVSKGRKLSVDSTKFIAQGRVWTGRKAKEIGLVDELGDLDDAVALAAKQAKIDSYSTSEYPYIKEDIFQEIMQQIMMGNQEEDASAKFSLTGKEKKYLEQFNQYRSIIRCKEPQARLPYIFDFF, encoded by the coding sequence ATGAAGTCTTTTTTCCCAACATTTATTGCAGCTTTCCTAGGTGTCATTGCCGCTGTAGCTCTAGGCTTTTTTATTTTGATCATGATAGGAATATCTGGCATGAGTCAGAAAGAGACTGTAAGCAAAGGCTCGGTTTTGCGATTGAATCTGGAAGATTTTATTCCGGAAAAAACGGATAACGTTCCGAATGAATCAGGTATTTTTAGTATGCAGACAAAAGCTTTGGGTTTGAACCGCATTCTCGACTTGATAGATATCGCTGCAAAAGATGACAATATCAAAGGTATCCTTTTGGAGAATAATTCTGTCAGCTATGGTCAAGCTACATTATTGAGCCTGATGGAAGGATTGAAAGAATTTAAAAAAAGTAAAAAATTTATATATTCCTATGCACACAGTCATAGCCAGTCTTCATATTTTCTGAGTTCGGTTGCTGATTCCATGTTTCTAAACCCCCAAGGAGGAGTAGATTTGAGAGGATTTGGCGCTACAGTTCCTTTTTTTAAGAACATGTTGGATAAAGTCGGGGTGGAATTTAATATCTTTTATGCAGGTAACTTCAAAAGTGCTACTGAGCCATATCGACTCAATGAAATGAGTGAGTTTAACAAAATTCAGACCCGTGAATTTCTCGCAGATATGAAAAATATCATGGTCGACAACATCAGCAAAAACAGAAAAAAGCTGACACCGGCAAAATTGGATGCTATCATGTCGGCGTATGACGGCCGAACAGCAAAAAAAGCATTGGAAAATGGTCTTGTGGATGCACTTTTTTATGAAGATGAGTTAGATGATTTTCTGGTTAAAAAACTGGCTCTCAAAGAAGGTAAAAAAATAAAATATGTAAAGCTTTCAAAATATAATCGAACCGCTGAAGCAGAAGACAAAGATAGTGATAATAAAATCGCCATTGTTCATGCAGAAGGTGAGATCATTTACGGCACGAATGACCCTGGTGTCATAAGCGAAAAAAAATATGTTGAGATGCTGGCAAAAATCAGAAAGGATAAAAAAATAAAGGCGGTAGTACTTAGAGTTAACTCACCCGGAGGAAATGCATTCAGTAGTGATTTGATCTGGAGAGAGTTGGAGCAAATAAAAAAAGCCGGGAAACCTGTGATAGCATCTTTTGGTGACTATGCAGCTTCAGGTGGATATTACATTGCTTGTGGTGCTGACAAAATTGTATCGCAACCCAACACTCTGACGGGGTCTATTGGTGTATTTATGATGTTCCCAAATGCCACAAAACTCCTGAATGATAAGATAGGCATCAACTTCGACACTATAAAAACGCACGAATTTGCTGCTGGTTTCAGCCCTTTCCATAACCTATCTGAAAAGGAAAAAGCATTATTACAGGAATCTACTCTTGAAATTTATGATCTTTTTATTGACAGAGTGTCTAAAGGCAGAAAACTTTCTGTAGATAGTACAAAATTCATCGCTCAGGGCCGTGTGTGGACAGGCAGAAAAGCTAAAGAAATAGGTTTGGTAGATGAATTGGGTGATCTCGATGATGCGGTGGCTCTTGCTGCAAAACAGGCAAAAATTGATTCCTACAGCACATCAGAGTATCCATATATAAAAGAAGATATCTTTCAGGAAATCATGCAACAGATTATGATGGGAAATCAGGAAGAGGATGCCAGCGCAAAGTTCTCCCTGACAGGTAAAGAGAAAAAATATCTTGAACAATTTAATCAATACAGAAGTATCATCAGATGCAAAGAACCGCAAGCAAGGCTTCCTTATATCTTTGATTTTTTCTGA
- a CDS encoding metallophosphoesterase: protein MIRYFVILILACFIFQFTFGQSVNPTQTKFSFAFLTDIHLNNDPVTKCDNGLKMAMNKANELKVDFFILGGDNADVDGLKGRFSTADSLFNRFHGIIKSSNTPVYPCIGNHDRFWADPTNAKYNNTGLFSKYFGNPYYSFDHKGVHFIVLNSVETDSLGRYCVGPQQKQWLSEDIKKLKVSAPIVVTLHVPMLSMYSPAVDGKYSSSDVISNFKEIWDMFQGYNLQMVLQGHQHLDEKIFSKGTWFITGGAVSGSWWGGKYYGTEEGFVLVSVDQNNQFSFQYIDYGWQVSDK, encoded by the coding sequence ATGATTCGATATTTTGTGATTCTGATATTGGCATGCTTTATCTTCCAATTCACATTTGGACAATCAGTCAACCCGACACAAACAAAGTTTTCTTTTGCTTTCCTGACGGATATCCATCTGAATAATGATCCCGTAACAAAATGTGACAATGGGCTGAAAATGGCTATGAACAAAGCGAACGAACTAAAAGTTGACTTTTTTATTTTGGGAGGAGATAATGCTGATGTCGATGGACTGAAAGGTCGTTTTAGTACAGCTGACAGTTTATTTAACCGATTTCATGGCATCATTAAGAGCAGCAATACTCCTGTATATCCTTGTATAGGTAACCACGATAGATTTTGGGCAGATCCTACGAATGCAAAATACAATAACACCGGCCTCTTCAGTAAATATTTTGGCAACCCTTATTACTCTTTCGATCATAAAGGGGTTCATTTTATTGTATTAAATTCTGTAGAGACAGATTCTTTAGGCAGGTACTGTGTCGGTCCACAGCAAAAGCAATGGTTATCAGAAGATATAAAGAAGCTTAAGGTTTCCGCACCGATAGTTGTAACCCTTCATGTTCCGATGCTTTCCATGTATAGTCCGGCCGTTGATGGCAAATACTCATCATCTGACGTAATATCCAATTTCAAAGAGATATGGGATATGTTTCAAGGTTACAATCTGCAGATGGTTTTGCAAGGGCATCAACATCTGGACGAAAAGATTTTCAGCAAAGGGACATGGTTTATTACAGGTGGTGCAGTGAGTGGCAGTTGGTGGGGTGGCAAATATTATGGAACAGAAGAAGGTTTTGTGTTAGTTTCTGTAGACCAAAACAACCAGTTTTCTTTTCAATACATAGATTATGGCTGGCAGGTCTCAGACAAATAG
- a CDS encoding peptidase gives MESQLIPLFPLSIVVFPGEELKLHIFEPRYKQLIHDCKKDDLRFGIPPYIEGKSLRIGTELQLKEIKKVYEDGKMDIIAIGTGWFEIVEFYRILQGKLYPGGTIIKKPWDNESDIVLNTRLVELIEELYTIMKINNVPVPSPSSFKSYMLGHKLGLNIDQEMHLLTLEDEVSKQQYLINHLEQLIPMLLETENLRKKAEMNGHFQNILPPGL, from the coding sequence ATGGAGAGCCAACTTATCCCTCTATTCCCTTTGTCCATAGTTGTCTTCCCCGGAGAAGAACTAAAGCTGCACATTTTTGAGCCACGGTATAAACAACTCATACATGATTGTAAAAAAGATGACCTGAGATTTGGCATTCCACCATATATCGAAGGAAAAAGCCTTCGGATTGGTACTGAATTGCAACTTAAAGAAATCAAAAAAGTATATGAAGATGGCAAAATGGACATCATTGCCATAGGTACCGGATGGTTTGAAATTGTGGAGTTTTACAGAATCCTTCAGGGTAAATTGTACCCCGGTGGCACCATCATCAAAAAGCCGTGGGACAATGAAAGTGATATAGTCTTGAATACGAGATTGGTGGAGCTTATTGAAGAGTTATATACGATTATGAAAATCAATAATGTACCGGTTCCTTCACCATCTTCATTTAAATCCTATATGCTTGGGCATAAATTAGGACTCAATATTGATCAGGAAATGCATCTATTGACTTTGGAGGATGAAGTCAGTAAACAACAATATCTTATAAATCATCTTGAACAACTGATTCCAATGTTGCTTGAAACTGAAAATCTCAGGAAAAAGGCAGAAATGAACGGACATTTTCAGAACATTTTGCCTCCGGGTCTGTAG
- a CDS encoding DUF4159 domain-containing protein — MKYLMTLLSTIVLMSAVEGPTIKIGLLKYSGGGDWYSNPTSLVNLAAFCNKYLGTNIDPEYAVVDAGSVELFNYPLVHMTGHGNVVFSDADAENLRTYLIAGGFLHIDDNYGMDPFVRVAMKKVFPELSFTELPFNHAIYQQKYKFESGVPKIHKHDEKPAQGFGLIYEGRLVCFYSYESDLGDGWEDQEVHKDPEEIRAKALKMGANIVQFVFGN; from the coding sequence ATGAAGTATTTGATGACATTATTATCGACCATTGTATTAATGAGTGCTGTTGAAGGACCTACCATAAAAATCGGGCTTTTAAAATACAGTGGTGGAGGAGACTGGTATTCCAATCCTACATCTTTGGTCAACCTTGCTGCTTTTTGCAATAAGTATCTGGGTACTAATATTGACCCTGAATATGCAGTGGTAGACGCTGGAAGTGTGGAACTTTTCAATTATCCGCTGGTACATATGACAGGTCATGGCAATGTTGTTTTTTCAGATGCGGATGCTGAAAATTTAAGAACATATCTCATCGCCGGAGGATTTCTCCATATAGATGACAACTATGGCATGGATCCATTTGTTCGTGTAGCTATGAAAAAAGTATTTCCAGAGTTATCATTTACGGAGCTGCCTTTCAACCATGCAATCTATCAGCAAAAATATAAATTTGAGAGTGGAGTACCCAAAATTCATAAGCATGACGAAAAACCTGCTCAGGGCTTTGGACTGATTTATGAAGGTAGGCTGGTGTGTTTCTACAGTTACGAAAGTGATCTTGGAGATGGTTGGGAAGACCAGGAAGTACACAAAGATCCCGAAGAAATCCGGGCCAAAGCCTTAAAAATGGGAGCAAACATTGTACAATTTGTCTTTGGCAACTAA
- a CDS encoding replication-associated recombination protein A — protein sequence MNQPLAERMRPLSLDDYVGQEHLVGKDAILRRVIESGNLPSFILWGPPGVGKTTLASVISHTQSRPFHSLSAINSGVKDIRDAIDMAKSQKFFTRPNPVLFIDEIHRFSKSQQDSLLGAVEKGIVTLIGATTENPSFEVISALLSRCQVYILKSLGKDDLIKMVDNAISKDEYLKTRNIKIESYDALLHLSGGDGRKLYNCLELVINQFASGKDIIIADELVYKVIQENLARYDKSGEQHYDIISAFIKSVRASDPNATVYYLARMLAAGEDPIFICRRMVILASEDIGLANPNALLLANNCFQAVHQIGMPEGRIIMSQTAIYLAGSPKSNASYLAIEKAASLVQKTGDLPVPLHLRNAPTSLMKDIGYGKGYQYAHDFVPGESNMECLPAEITGTTLYQPSNNASETKIRENLRLIWKEKYGY from the coding sequence ATGAACCAACCTCTTGCCGAAAGAATGCGACCACTCTCCTTGGACGACTATGTAGGTCAGGAACACTTGGTGGGCAAAGATGCCATACTCCGTAGAGTGATTGAATCCGGCAACTTGCCGTCATTTATACTCTGGGGACCGCCAGGAGTAGGCAAAACCACCTTGGCTTCAGTCATTTCACACACTCAATCAAGACCTTTCCACAGCTTATCGGCCATCAACAGCGGTGTCAAGGATATCCGGGATGCTATTGACATGGCAAAGTCCCAGAAGTTTTTCACCAGACCCAATCCTGTACTCTTCATAGATGAGATTCACAGGTTCAGTAAGTCTCAGCAGGATTCTCTGTTGGGTGCAGTGGAAAAAGGCATCGTAACACTCATCGGGGCTACAACGGAGAACCCATCATTTGAAGTGATCTCAGCATTGCTGTCAAGGTGCCAGGTATATATCTTGAAATCCCTCGGAAAAGATGACCTCATCAAAATGGTTGATAACGCAATTTCGAAAGATGAGTACCTGAAAACTAGAAATATAAAAATTGAGTCGTATGATGCATTACTACATTTATCGGGAGGTGACGGGAGAAAACTATATAACTGTTTAGAACTGGTCATCAATCAATTTGCCTCAGGAAAAGATATCATAATAGCAGACGAACTCGTATATAAGGTAATACAGGAAAATCTCGCAAGATATGATAAGTCCGGAGAACAACATTATGATATCATCTCTGCATTTATTAAATCAGTACGGGCTTCTGATCCTAATGCAACCGTTTATTATCTGGCAAGAATGCTGGCTGCCGGAGAAGACCCGATTTTTATATGCAGAAGGATGGTCATTCTAGCATCGGAAGACATTGGACTTGCAAATCCCAATGCATTGCTTCTGGCTAATAATTGTTTTCAGGCCGTACATCAGATAGGGATGCCGGAAGGACGTATCATTATGTCCCAAACAGCTATTTATCTTGCTGGCTCGCCGAAGAGTAATGCTTCTTATCTGGCTATTGAAAAAGCTGCTTCCCTTGTGCAAAAAACAGGAGATCTTCCTGTCCCGTTACATCTGAGAAATGCCCCAACTTCTCTGATGAAAGATATAGGTTATGGAAAGGGATATCAATATGCACATGATTTTGTACCGGGAGAGTCCAATATGGAGTGTCTTCCGGCTGAAATCACAGGTACGACACTATACCAGCCATCCAATAATGCTTCAGAAACTAAAATACGCGAAAACTTAAGGTTAATTTGGAAAGAAAAA
- the pepT gene encoding peptidase T produces MQYTVKERFLSYVKIDTQADPLSNTFPSSSKQKNLTALLCKELDQMGVSYTTNDAGYIYATLPSNSDKNVPRIFFCAHQDTAPDCSGTDVKPIVHYDYDGNSSIILPDDTSVVVSPDQFPNLRKKKGHDIITASGKTLLGSDDKSGVAIIMDAFYQFTKNPSLKHGVVKALLTTDEEIGKGVANVDLDLLDCDFGYTLDSGDLGCFEDENFSANSLKVHIKGVSAHPGMAKGTMENAIKIASEIVTRLPRLTMSPETSDKKDGFIHPTKISGGLENATIEFILRDFETRKLDEYVALVAHIAENVLKDYPHSSCDIESKEQYRNMKDILDLHPHVSKIAIQAMNNLDIMPQIGSIRGGTDGAVLSHKGVPCPNLFAGEQAIHSKYEWVSVQDMERGVDTVIEICRLVTEM; encoded by the coding sequence ATGCAATACACAGTAAAAGAAAGATTCCTTTCGTATGTCAAAATAGATACACAGGCTGACCCGCTGAGCAATACTTTTCCTTCATCATCCAAACAGAAAAACCTTACAGCCTTATTGTGTAAGGAACTGGATCAAATGGGTGTGAGCTATACTACAAATGATGCCGGCTATATCTATGCTACTTTGCCATCCAACAGTGATAAAAATGTCCCCAGAATATTTTTTTGTGCTCATCAGGATACAGCTCCGGATTGCAGCGGTACAGATGTCAAACCGATAGTACACTATGATTACGATGGAAATAGTAGTATCATATTACCTGATGATACATCTGTTGTTGTTTCGCCAGACCAGTTTCCCAACCTTAGGAAGAAAAAGGGGCACGATATCATCACAGCCAGTGGCAAAACGCTCTTGGGAAGTGATGATAAATCCGGAGTAGCTATAATCATGGATGCATTTTACCAGTTTACCAAAAATCCTTCACTCAAGCATGGAGTTGTAAAGGCTTTGCTTACAACGGATGAAGAGATCGGTAAAGGGGTTGCCAATGTAGATCTGGACTTGCTTGATTGTGATTTCGGTTACACATTGGATTCAGGAGATCTAGGTTGTTTTGAAGATGAAAACTTTTCAGCCAACTCCTTAAAAGTGCATATCAAAGGTGTTAGCGCACACCCGGGAATGGCCAAAGGTACCATGGAAAATGCCATTAAGATCGCTTCCGAAATTGTAACCAGACTGCCACGACTGACAATGTCTCCGGAGACATCTGATAAAAAAGATGGGTTTATACACCCAACTAAAATTAGCGGTGGTTTGGAAAATGCCACTATTGAGTTTATACTCCGGGATTTTGAAACCCGTAAACTGGACGAATATGTGGCTTTAGTAGCTCATATCGCTGAAAATGTTTTGAAAGATTATCCACATTCATCCTGCGATATCGAATCCAAAGAGCAATACAGAAATATGAAGGATATACTCGATTTACATCCTCATGTTTCGAAAATAGCTATTCAGGCTATGAATAATCTTGATATCATGCCTCAGATAGGAAGTATAAGAGGTGGAACAGATGGCGCAGTACTGTCGCACAAAGGCGTTCCTTGCCCCAACTTGTTTGCAGGCGAACAAGCGATACATTCTAAATACGAATGGGTCTCTGTACAAGATATGGAGCGTGGTGTAGACACGGTTATTGAGATTTGCAGATTGGTTACCGAGATGTAA
- a CDS encoding alpha-L-fucosidase, with product MGQVEKTQPNKDDPAAVALTQHLSETEGYVWPKDPKVMENLKKWQGYKFGLLIHMGLYSELGIVESWALCPEDWITRPGYDDYYKFCNDYRNTKSKFNPVNFDPEKWAKMFKGSGAKYMIYSSKHHDGFCLYDSKYTDFKITDKGSPYSSNPKSNVLKEVLDATRKVGLSTGIYFSKPDWNSHDFYWPYYPPKDRNPTYDITKHPDRWKRFVQFTQNQLNELTTEYGKVDILWLDGCWVMPKSSITPKVAEFCTYPHDMDINMKLIAERARAKQPGMLVVDRWVQSEYEDYLTPEQKTPDKPLGVPWESCITMGGAWGWVKNDNYKSSKELVHLLVNIVAKGGNLLLGIGPNGKGEYEPKLQENLAQFGKWLEVNGEAIFETNPVEPYLDGKVAYTAKGQNTIYAIYTPAKGESELPAEINVKTNLSGKINVNILGMNNKLKFVQKNNEIKIQLDQKLRSELALKEGVAFKLSNIK from the coding sequence ATGGGTCAGGTTGAAAAAACACAACCGAATAAAGACGACCCTGCTGCTGTAGCTTTGACACAACACTTATCTGAAACAGAAGGATACGTTTGGCCCAAAGACCCAAAAGTAATGGAAAATCTCAAAAAATGGCAGGGGTATAAGTTTGGGTTGTTAATTCACATGGGATTATATTCAGAACTTGGTATAGTGGAGTCATGGGCACTTTGTCCCGAAGATTGGATAACACGTCCCGGTTATGATGATTATTACAAATTTTGTAATGATTACAGAAATACAAAATCTAAGTTCAATCCTGTCAACTTCGATCCGGAAAAATGGGCTAAAATGTTCAAAGGATCAGGTGCAAAATATATGATATATTCATCCAAGCATCATGATGGATTTTGCCTCTACGATTCCAAATATACTGACTTTAAGATTACAGACAAAGGTTCACCATATTCTTCAAACCCTAAGTCAAATGTACTCAAAGAAGTACTTGATGCTACTCGCAAAGTAGGCCTTTCTACCGGTATCTACTTTTCAAAACCCGACTGGAATTCGCATGATTTTTACTGGCCGTACTACCCTCCCAAAGACAGAAACCCAACTTATGATATTACCAAACATCCCGATCGCTGGAAACGATTTGTTCAATTTACTCAAAATCAGCTTAATGAGTTGACAACAGAATATGGGAAAGTGGACATCTTGTGGCTGGACGGCTGCTGGGTCATGCCCAAATCATCCATTACCCCCAAAGTTGCCGAGTTTTGTACCTATCCGCATGATATGGACATCAATATGAAGCTCATCGCAGAGCGAGCAAGGGCTAAACAACCGGGCATGCTTGTGGTAGATCGTTGGGTACAAAGTGAGTATGAAGATTACTTAACACCTGAACAAAAAACACCGGATAAACCTTTGGGAGTGCCTTGGGAAAGTTGCATTACCATGGGTGGTGCATGGGGTTGGGTAAAAAATGATAACTACAAGTCGTCCAAAGAATTAGTGCACCTCCTGGTAAACATTGTCGCTAAAGGCGGTAATCTCTTATTGGGTATAGGTCCGAATGGAAAAGGTGAATATGAACCCAAATTGCAGGAAAATCTGGCACAGTTCGGCAAATGGCTTGAAGTAAATGGTGAAGCTATCTTTGAAACCAATCCTGTAGAACCATATCTTGATGGCAAAGTAGCCTATACTGCAAAAGGTCAAAATACCATTTATGCTATTTACACACCCGCAAAAGGGGAAAGCGAATTACCTGCTGAAATCAATGTAAAAACAAATCTTTCAGGTAAGATTAATGTCAATATTTTGGGAATGAATAATAAATTAAAATTTGTTCAAAAAAACAATGAAATCAAAATCCAGCTCGATCAGAAACTCAGATCAGAATTGGCCTTAAAAGAAGGTGTAGCTTTTAAATTATCTAATATAAAGTAA
- a CDS encoding RNA-binding transcriptional accessory protein encodes MQITEFIRLIANTLGLPPSSVKNTIQLLDEGSTIPFISRYRKEATGGLDEVNIADIQKQYKKLNDLAIRKESILQSIEEQGKLIPELKAKILASWDPNEVEDLYLPYKKRKKTKADIARENGLEPLAKIIMSQRATDIFGAASRYLNEKIRSEDEAVSGAKDIIAEWVSEDQTIREMLRNTVRKHGVLVSKVVPKKKDEAKKYKDYFEFSEVLNRCPSHRFLAINRGSNEELLRMSISIDDDRALQMIEKKFIRSHGTEAELISEAIEDSYKRLIFPSIETQILNEYKEKADDEAIRVFGVNLSQLLMAAPLGQKEVLAIDPGFRTGCKVVCLDSNGGFLEYTTIFPHAPQNAVSEANLILKNLVYKHEIKAIAIGNGTASRETKSMVEGIRFDSKVEIYVVNESGASIYSASDVAREEFPDKDVTVRGAISIGRRLLDPLAELVKIDAKSIGVGQYQHDVHQNKLKEELDNSVISCVNKVGVNLNTASKHLLTYISGLGPALAQNIVNYRTSNGDFTDIKHLRKVPRLGEKAFEQAAGFLRISNGKNPLDNTGVHPESYHIVEKMAGFAGTDINSFLKTTELKKKINLHDFVTATAGLPTLQDILKELEKPGLDPRGEAKAFSFDENVKKVEDLATGMTLPGIVTNMTNFGAFVDIGVKQDGLLHISQISKSFIKSPSEVLSLGQELMVRVTEVDPARKRINLTLLRL; translated from the coding sequence ATGCAGATAACAGAATTTATACGTCTGATTGCCAATACTTTGGGGCTTCCGCCTTCATCGGTTAAAAACACCATTCAACTGCTGGATGAGGGATCAACTATTCCATTTATATCGAGGTATCGTAAGGAGGCAACCGGCGGTTTGGATGAAGTCAACATTGCTGACATTCAAAAGCAGTACAAAAAACTGAATGACCTGGCAATCAGAAAAGAATCCATCCTGCAATCTATTGAAGAGCAAGGAAAGCTCATTCCTGAACTAAAGGCAAAGATTCTTGCATCATGGGATCCCAATGAGGTAGAAGACCTATATCTGCCTTATAAAAAACGAAAAAAGACTAAAGCCGATATTGCAAGAGAAAATGGCCTTGAACCACTTGCTAAAATAATAATGAGTCAGAGAGCAACTGATATTTTTGGTGCTGCATCCCGTTATTTGAATGAAAAGATACGCTCCGAAGATGAGGCTGTTAGTGGTGCAAAGGATATCATAGCGGAATGGGTGAGTGAAGATCAGACCATCAGAGAAATGCTGCGAAATACCGTAAGGAAACACGGAGTACTGGTATCAAAGGTAGTTCCTAAAAAGAAAGATGAAGCTAAAAAATACAAAGACTATTTTGAGTTTTCGGAAGTGCTTAACAGATGTCCATCTCATAGGTTTTTAGCTATAAATCGCGGTTCAAATGAAGAGTTGCTAAGAATGTCTATCAGCATTGATGACGATAGAGCACTTCAGATGATTGAGAAAAAATTCATCAGATCTCATGGTACAGAAGCGGAATTGATCTCAGAAGCTATAGAAGATTCTTACAAAAGACTGATATTCCCATCTATTGAAACACAAATACTTAACGAATACAAAGAAAAAGCTGATGATGAAGCTATTAGAGTTTTTGGAGTGAATCTATCACAATTATTGATGGCAGCACCACTTGGTCAAAAAGAAGTGCTTGCCATAGATCCTGGTTTCAGAACGGGATGTAAAGTAGTTTGTCTGGACAGCAATGGTGGTTTTTTGGAATACACAACTATTTTCCCACATGCTCCGCAAAATGCGGTAAGTGAAGCAAACCTTATTTTGAAAAATCTTGTGTACAAACATGAAATCAAAGCAATTGCTATTGGTAATGGAACAGCGTCCCGCGAAACCAAAAGTATGGTGGAAGGGATACGTTTTGATTCAAAAGTAGAAATATATGTGGTAAATGAAAGTGGGGCATCTATATATTCAGCTTCGGATGTTGCCCGGGAAGAGTTTCCAGATAAAGATGTCACTGTCAGAGGTGCCATATCCATAGGTCGCAGGCTGTTGGACCCATTGGCTGAATTGGTCAAAATTGATGCAAAGTCTATAGGTGTTGGCCAGTATCAACATGATGTGCATCAGAATAAACTGAAAGAAGAACTAGACAATTCAGTCATCAGCTGTGTAAATAAAGTGGGAGTTAATCTGAACACGGCTTCCAAACATTTATTGACATATATTTCGGGACTTGGACCGGCATTGGCTCAAAATATTGTCAACTACAGAACAAGTAACGGTGATTTTACCGATATTAAACACCTCAGGAAGGTACCCAGACTCGGTGAGAAGGCATTTGAACAGGCTGCAGGCTTTTTAAGAATCAGCAATGGGAAAAATCCACTAGACAATACAGGAGTTCACCCGGAATCATACCATATTGTAGAAAAGATGGCTGGATTTGCCGGCACAGACATTAATAGTTTTCTAAAAACAACTGAGTTAAAGAAAAAAATAAATTTACACGACTTCGTAACTGCAACAGCAGGACTTCCGACGCTACAAGATATCTTAAAGGAATTGGAAAAACCGGGATTGGATCCAAGAGGTGAAGCTAAGGCTTTTAGTTTTGATGAAAATGTAAAAAAAGTAGAAGACCTTGCCACAGGTATGACATTGCCCGGAATAGTCACCAATATGACCAACTTTGGAGCATTTGTAGATATCGGCGTAAAACAGGATGGCCTTTTACACATCTCGCAGATATCAAAATCCTTTATAAAAAGTCCATCTGAAGTATTGAGTTTGGGTCAGGAATTAATGGTTCGCGTGACAGAAGTAGATCCTGCTCGTAAAAGAATAAATCTTACTTTATTACGACTTTGA